The following coding sequences lie in one Sorghum bicolor cultivar BTx623 chromosome 6, Sorghum_bicolor_NCBIv3, whole genome shotgun sequence genomic window:
- the LOC8069429 gene encoding eukaryotic peptide chain release factor GTP-binding subunit ERF3A produces MEHDAHAVPPSEDATVDDWARDDAEPMSVESGVAPAEVAAADSGADAPFAPSPSPSAAVAAEGVKEIQSSLQSLDLKTNVATQEDAHVVEDDVDETKRHLNVVFIGHVDAGKSTTGGQILFLSGQVDDRTIQKYEKEAKDKSRESWYMAYIMDTNEEERVKGKTVEVGRAHFETEHTRFTILDAPGHKSYVPNMISGASQADIGVLVISARKGEFETGYERGGQTREHVLLAKTLGVAKLVVVINKMDEPTVKWSKERYDEIEAKMVPFLKSSGYNVKKDVQFLPISGLVGTNMKTRMDKSICSWWDGPCLFEVLDRIEVPLRDPKGPVRMPIIDKYKDMGTVVMGKIESGTIREGDSLLVMPNKSHVKVVGLNLDESKVRRAGPAENVRVKLSGVEEEDVMAGFVLSSVANPVGAVSEFIAQLQILELLDNAIFTAGYKAVLHIHSVVEECEIVELIEEIDMKKKKEADPKKKKPKRKPLFVKNGAIVVCRIQVNNLICVEKFSDFPQLGRFTLRTEGKTVAVGKVVDVPPAGSPTF; encoded by the exons ATGGAGCACGACGCGCACGCCGTCCCGCCATCGGAGGACGCCACCGTCGATGATTGGGCTCGCGACGACGCGGAGCCCATGTCCGTCGAATCTGGCGTTGCCCCCGCGGAGGTGGCTGCGGCGGATTCCGGCGCTGATGCCCCTTTcgcgccctcgccctcgccctcggcAGCGGTCGCGGCAGAAG GTGTCAAGGAAATTCAATCATCTCTTCAATCCTTGGACCTTAAAACAAATG TTGCTACTCAAGAAGATGCTCATGTGGTTGAAGACGATGTAGATGAGACAAAAAGACACTTGAATGTGGTTTTCATTGGCCATGTTG ATGCTGGAAAATCAACTACTGGAggacaaatattatttttgaGTGGTCAAGTTGATGATAGGACCATCCAGAAATATGAGAAGGAAGCAAAGGATAAAAGCCGAGAAAGCTG GTACATGGCTTACATCATGGACACAAATGAGGAAGAAAGGGTTAAG GGAAAAACTGTTGAAGTTGGTAGAGCACACTTTGAGACAGAACACACAAGATTCACTATCTTGGATGCACCG GGTCACAAAAGTTATGTTCCAAATATGATAAGTGGTGCATCTCAAGCTGACATTGGTGTTCTG GTCATATCTGCTCGAAAAGGTGAATTCGAAACAGGTTATGAAAGAGGAGGACAGACCCGTGAACATGTACTACTTGCAAAAACTTTGGGTGTTGCTAAGCTGGTAGTTGTAATAAATAAGATGGACGAACCTACTGTTAAATGGTCTAAGGAAAG GTATGATGAGATTGAAGCAAAAATGGTTCCATTCCTTAAATCTTCAGGGTACAATGTTAAGAAAG ATGTGCAATTCTTGCCAATATCTGGTCTTGTGGGAACCAATATGAAGACCAGGATGGATAAAAGCATTTGTAGTTGGTGGGATGGCCCTTGTCTCTTTGAAGTTCTGGACCGTATTGAAGTTCCTTTACGCGACCCCAAAGGTCCAGTAAG GATGCCGATTATTGATAAATATAAGGATATGGGCACTGTTGTAATGGGCAAAATAGAGTCTGGCACTATCAGAGAGGGTGACAGTTTGTTGGTTATGCCAAACAAG TCCCATGTGAAAGTCGTTGGGTTGAACTTGGATGAGAGCAAAGTACGCCGTGCTGGACCTGCTGAGAATGTTCGTGTCAAATTGTCCGGAGTTGAAGAGGAGGATGTAATGGCTGGATTTGTACTTTCAAGTGTTG CTAATCCTGTTGGTGCAGTTAGTGAATTCATCGCTCAGTTACAGATTCTTGAGTTGCTTGACAAT GCTATTTTCACTGCTGGCTACAAAGCTGTGTTACATATCCACTCTGTTGTCgaagagtgtgaaattgttgagCTCATAGAGGAAATTGAcatgaagaaaaagaaagaagcaGATCCGAAGAAGAAAAAGCCAAAGAGGAAGCCTCTTTTTGTGAAGAATGGTGCAATTGTTGTTTGCCGCATTCAG GTGAATAACTTGATATGCGTAGAGAAGTTCTCTGATTTCCCTCAGCTTGGAAGGTTTACACTTAGAACTGAAG